One stretch of Carassius gibelio isolate Cgi1373 ecotype wild population from Czech Republic chromosome B1, carGib1.2-hapl.c, whole genome shotgun sequence DNA includes these proteins:
- the LOC127948957 gene encoding proline-rich protein 18, which yields MLGALEITGSPKHAKDQDPFLSRYTSKTEFLSYVLLYLVKMPFPPVTRPRSLPSSGKEKLSGPSPVILVKTVEQRSSVKERCKKATPHKSKLPTSRAPSGLRIEGKSTWIMTSRPADPLGSSTPTSSKSTSGNSTSTTNLATTSSVKSSSKKTFPVSATNIPTSSFSPQASSGSGHGLNSESNFSLNLTPEATLLLQKRSREKQLCAIRGNITAPHQKDRLSAKPGSRSNIPLLKISLLNEHHRYDDVEYEEDEESVDQSVLLKCSEWLRGVKNASGATVLGRVDKIS from the coding sequence ATGTTGGGGGCTCTGGAAATAACAGGTAGCCCTAAACATGCAAAAGATCAAGACCCTTTTCTGTCGCGCTACACCTCCAAAACCGAATTCTTGTCCTACGTGCTGCTCTATCTGGTGAAGATGCCTTTCCCGCCTGTGACAAGACCACGGAGTCTTCCTAGCTCAGGCAAAGAGAAACTTTCAGGACCGTCACCTGTCATTCTGGTCAAGACCGTGGAACAAAGAAGTTCTGTGAAGGAACGGTGCAAGAAAGCCACACCACACAAAAGTAAGCTACCTACCAGTCGAGCCCCTTCTGGCTTGAGGATAGAGGGTAAAAGCACTTGGATTATGACTTCAAGACCCGCTGATCCTTTGGGTTCCTCGACACCAACTTCTTCGAAAAGTACTTCTGGCAATAGTACCTCTACAACCAATTTGGCAACAACCTCCTCAGTGAAATCCTCAAGCAAGAAGACGTTTCCTGTTTCTGCAACAAACATTCCCACAAGCTCTTTTAGTCCACAGGCTTCATCAGGATCAGGCCATGGACTGAATAGTGAATCTAACTTCTCTCTCAACTTGACTCCTGAGGCCACCTTGCTCCTGCAGAAACGTAGCCGTGAGAAGCAGCTCTGTGCCATCCGCGGCAACATAACAGCACCACACCAGAAAGACCGTCTGTCTGCCAAGCCAGGTTCTCGATCCAACATTCCACTTTTGAAGATCTCTCTTCTAAACGAGCATCACCGATACGATGACGTGGAATATGAGGAAGATGAAGAGAGTGTGGATCAGAGCGTCTTGCTGAAATGTTCTGAGTGGCTACGAGGGGTCAAGAACGCTTCTGGAGCTACAGTCCTGGGTAGAGTGGACAAAATCAGCTAG
- the LOC127949606 gene encoding guanine nucleotide-binding protein G(I)/G(S)/G(O) subunit gamma-13-like, whose translation MDELDETQLKNHVDSLKQQLQFNREKTSVTIPELTKWIEEKMNEDPFLNPDVLKDNPWVESSKCVII comes from the exons ATGGATGAGCTAGATGAGACTCAGCTGAAGAATCATGTGGACAGTCTGAAGCAGCAGCTACAGTTTAACAGAGAGAAAACATCCGTCACGATTCCAGA GTTAACTAAATGGATCGAGGAGAAAATGAACGAGGATCCATTTCTGAATCCAGATGTACTGAAGGACAACCCGTGGGTGGAGTCAAGTAAATGTGTGATAATATAG
- the LOC127948907 gene encoding serine/threonine-protein kinase/endoribonuclease IRE1, which translates to MMDWRHSLLLLLSLAGNVSQCEGGSSVSLPESLLFVSTLDGSLHAVSKQTGDIKWTLKEDPIIQVPTYFQEPGFLPDPNDGSLYVLGGKRKEGLMKLPFTIQELVQSSPCRSSDGVLYTGKKQDTWFVVDPQTGEKQTSLSTSSSDSICPSAPLLYIGRTEYMITMYDTKTQELRWNATYNDYSAPLYDDKKYEYKMSHFASSGDGLVVTVDRDSGEVLWMQKFDSPVAGFYLWSQDSLRRAPHLTVATETLRYLTFTAENTQSHTMKWVYQFTKENHSTKTQLVPTLYVGKTDSHLYASTSLVHKGVAIVPKGLTLARIEGPITAGVTMGNGRPECEITPSTDVKYPPGSSNSLQNQWLLIGHHEVPPLAHTTMLRDFPENLQRSGEVIPPRASGSSFRSPSHPLPPVTKHSSSPVLPDSLTSDPMTVLVVTLLLGAWIAFLLTHKRPIKKSQTSEEPVDSNPLPVLTNQSANTEPSASPSTSSYNHNNSHSEKTSSVASNQTPFSSKDSASCTTAGQSQSYQPDVVGVGKISFSPAEVLGHGTAGTFVFRGDFDGRRVAVKRILPECVEFAEREVQLLRESDEHPNVIRYFCTERDRQFTYIAIELCAATLQQYVEDPSCPYSDLNPVSLLDQTMCGLSHLHSLNIVHRDLKPRNILLSLPGALGRVRAVISDFGLCKKLPDGRHSFSLRSGIPGTEGWIAPELLINAPKGNPTSAVDIFSAGCVFYYVTSKGQHPFGDTLRRQANILSGVYNLDHFMEDIHEDVIGRDLIERMISAEPETRPSAASVLKHPFFWSPEKQLQFFQDVSDRIEKEPADSAIVARLENSGRSVVRTNWRMHISAPLQTDLRKFRTYKGNSVRDLLRAMRNKKHHYHELPPEVQTALGEVPDGFVVYFTSRFPRLLLHTHSALGICASERLFHPYYHH; encoded by the exons ATGATGGACTGGAGGCATTCGCTGCTGCTGTTGCTCAGCTTGGCTGGAAACGTGTCACAG tgtgaaggAGGAAGTTCAGTCTCTCTCCCAGAATCCCTGCTCTTTGTTTCTACACTGGATGGAAGTCTGCATGCTGTCAGTAAACAGACAGGAGACATCAAATGGACACTAaaagaag ATCCCATCATACAGGTTCCTACATATTTCCAAGA GCCAGGCTTTTTACCGGATCCCAATGATGGCAGTCTGTATGTACTAGGAGGCAAGCGCAAAGAAGGTCTGATG AAACTCCCGTTCACGATTCAAGAGCTGGTCCAGTCTTCTCCCTGCAGGAGCTCTGATGGGGTGCTCTACACGG GTAAAAAACAGGACACTTGGTTTGTGGTTGATCCTCAGACAGGTGAAAAACAGACGAGTCTAAGCACCTCTTCTTCGGACTCTATTTGCCCTTCTGCCCCTCTGCTGTACATTGGTCGCACAG AATATATGATCACCATGTATGATACGAAGACTCAGGAACTCCGCTGGAATGCTACCTACAACGACTACTCTGCGCCTCTCTATGatgacaaaaaatatgaatata AGATGTCCCACTTTGCGTCCAGTGGGGACGGTCTGGTGGTTACGGTGGATCGGGACTCTGGTGAGGTGTTGTGGATGCAGAAGTTTGATTCTCCAGTAGCAGGGTTTTATTTATGGAGTCAGGACAGTCTGCGGCGAGCTCCTCATCTGACGGTCGCAACAGAAACCCTGCGTTACCTGACCTTCactgcagaaaacacacagtCCCACACCATGAAGTGGGTCTACCAGTTCACAAAGGAGAACCACAGCACTAAGACTCAGCTAGT TCCTACTCTCTATGTTGGCAAGACGGACTCTCATCTGTATGCTTCTACCTCTCTTGTGCACAAAGGTGTGGCAATAGTG CCAAAAGGTCTTACACTTGCACGCATTGAGGGGCCGATCACCGCTGGCGTTACAATGGGTAACGGGCGGCCTGAGTGTGAGATCACACCCAGCACTGATGTTAAATATCCACCAGGAAGCAGCAATTCCCTGCAAAATCAGTGGCTGCTGATTG gtcATCATGAAGTGCCTCCTTTGGCTCACACCACCATGTTGAGAGATTTCCCAGAGAACCTGCAGCGCTCTGGTGAAGTCATCCCACCTCGAGCTTCTGGCTCTTCTTTCCGTTCTCCCTCTCACCCA TTGCCACCGGTAACGAAGCACAGCTCCTCCCCTGTGTTGCCAGACtccttgacctctgaccccatGACTGTGCTGGTGGTGACGCTGCTGCTTGGAGCGTGGATTGCCTTCCTGCTAACACACAAAAGG CCTATCAAAAAATCCCAGACATCTGAAGAGCCAGTGGACTCTAACCCACTGCCAGTGTTGACCAATCAGAGCGCTAACACAGAACCCAGTGCCTCGCCCTCAACCTCATCTTACAACCACAACAACAGCCATTCAGAGAAGACCAGTTCTGTTGCATCCAATCAAACGCCATTCTCAAGCAAAGACTCCGCCTCATGTAcgacagctggccaatcacaga GTTATCAGCCTGACGTTGTGGGAGTTGGTAAAATCTCTTTCAGTCCTGCTGAGGTGCTGGGCCATGGGACAGCGGGAACCTTTGTGTTCCG GGGTGATTTTGACGGCCGGCGTGTGGCGGTAAAGCGTATTCTTCCAGAGTGTGTGGAGTTTGCAGAGCGAGAGGTTCAGCTCCTCCGTGAATCAGACGAGCATCCCAATGTCATCCGTTACTTCTGCACAGAGCGGGACAGACAGTTCACTTACATTGCCATAGAGCTGTGTGCTGCTACACTCCAGCAG TATGTGGAGGACCCAAGCTGTCCTTATTCAGACCTGAACCCAGTGTCCCTTTTGGACCAGACCATGTGTGGCCTCAGTCACCTGCACTCCCTCAATATTG TTCACAGGGATTTAAAGCCACGGAATATTTTGCTCTCTCTCCCGGGGGCGTTGGGTCGAGTCCGGGCAGTGATCTCAGATTTCGGCTTGTGTAAGAAGCTTCCAGATGGTCGCCATAGTTTCAGCCTACGCTCTGGAATACCGGGAACCGAAGGCTGGATTGCCCCTGAATTACTCATAAATGCTCCAAAAGGGAACCCT ACAAGTGCAGTGGACATATTTTCGGCTGgatgtgtgttttattatgtgaCGTCCAAAGGACAGCATCCGTTTGGTGACACTCTGCGGCGTCAAGCTAATATTCTCTCTGGAGTCTATAACCTCGACCACTTTATGGAGGATATACATG AGGATGTGATTGGCAGAGATCTGATTGAGCGGATGATCAGTGCTGAACCGGAAACCCGTCCTTCGGCAGCGTCCGTCCTCAAACATCCTTTCTTCTGGAGCCCAGAGAAACAACTGCAGTtctttcag GATGTCAGTGACAGAATAGAGAAGGAGCCAGCAGATAGCGCTATAGTGGCCCGTCTAGAAAACTCTGGCAGATCTGTGGTAAGAACCAACTGGAGGATGCACATTTCAGCACCACTACAGACTG ATCTTAGAAAATTTCGCACATATAAAGGAAACTCTGTGAGAGACCTACTAAGAGCAATGAGAAATAAA AAACATCATTATCATGAGCTCCCACCAGAGGTTCAGACAGCTCTGGGTGAAGTCCCCGATGGCTTCGTGGTATATTTTACCTCCCGTTTCCCCCGGTTACTGCTTCACACGCATTCAGCGCTTGGCATCTGTGCCTCCGAGAGACTCTTTCACCCATACTACCACCACTGA